A single window of Rana temporaria chromosome 1, aRanTem1.1, whole genome shotgun sequence DNA harbors:
- the LOC120914652 gene encoding uncharacterized protein LOC120914652 yields MSDSADSDVQQNKRTKRQKSRGPIYTKEENAALVAAVSKEKVTLFCQSVPASEKSAAWERVRDSVNAVSKFHRPTNGVRHRFYDCRATVTKKMQRLRLGQNRGKPIKLREWEAELRDVLLAEDVPGFSSRGQNHRAGDQETSSLEGSAPTPSTSYQQHSGESCIQDPPASASGRTIAPPQDQQYHPERRVQCSPHSPVLLLERLEIQPEITPIIPQTPDFSPGPEEEHRGQGSFIQPPHALMPPTAVPPFPTVQEIILRELIELRCDNRKLQRKVKRLTRLTHQLSRQQTESFEIILARASQQHN; encoded by the exons atgTCAGATAGTGCGGACTCAGATGTGCAGCAGAACAAGCGAACCAAGAGACAGAAATCAAGGGGACCCATATATACCAAAGAGGAGAATGCTGCATTGGTTGCTGCAGTATCAAAAGAAAAAGTGACACTCTTCTGCCAATCCGTGCCAGCATCTGAGAAGTCAGCAGCCTGGGAACGAGTCCGGGACTCCGTGAATGCGGTCTCCAAGTTTCACAGGCCCACCAATGGCGTCAGACACAg GTTCTATGATTGTCGGGCAACGGTTACAAAGAAGATGCAGAGGCTTCGACTAGGACAAAACCGAGGAAAGCCTATCAAGTTGCGAGAGTGGGAGGCGGAGCTAAGAGATGTCCTTCTGGCAGAGGATGTCCCTGGATTCAGCAGCAGGGGTCAAAATCATAGAGCTGGTG ATCAAGAAACATCATCCTTGGAAGGATCAGCTCCAACTCCAAGTACATCCTATCAACAACATTCTGGTG AAAGCTGCATTCAAGACCCTCCAGCATCGGCTTCTGGCAGGACCATTGCTCCTCCTCAGG ATCAGCAATACCACCCTGAGAGGAGAGTACAGTGCAGCCCGCACTCTCCTGTTCTTCTTTTGGAGAGGCTGGAGATTCAGCCAGAGATTACCCCTATCATTCCCCAGACTCCTGATTTCTCCCCCGGCccagaggaggagcacagaggacaagGTTCATTCATTCAGCCACCCCATGCCCTGATGCCACCTACTGCTGTACCGCCTTTCCCAACTGTGCAGGAGATCATTCTGAGGGAGCTTATAGAATTAAGGTGTGACAACCGAAAACTACAACGAAAGGTCAAAAGGCTTACCCGGCTTACCCATCAGTTGAGCAGGCAGCAAACTGAGAGTTTTGAAATAATTTTGGCCCGGGCAAGCCAACAACACAATTAG